Proteins encoded together in one Larus michahellis chromosome 4, bLarMic1.1, whole genome shotgun sequence window:
- the LOC141743007 gene encoding dispanin subfamily A member 2b-like encodes MERSLPPYEPLAEGLDMEGLPRSTVVTVEPPPPPPPRDHLAWSLCSALYANFCCLGFMALVFSIKSRDRKVLRDYSGALSYGSTAKYLNITALVLNIFLIILIIVLIATGTITMMNVLHQQQEQYPQYPFHRPT; translated from the exons ATGGAGCGGTCGCTGCCGCCCTACGAGCCGCTGGCGGAAGGGTTGGACATGGAGGGGCTGCCGCGGAGCACCGTGGTGACGgtggagccgccgccgccgccccccccccgcgaccACCTGGCCTGGTCCCTCTGCAGCGCGCTCTACGCCAACTTCTGCTGCCTGGGCTTCATGGCGCTCGTCTTCTCCATCaag tcCAGGGACCGCAAAGTCCTCAGGGACTACAGCGGGGCCCTCAGCTACGGCTCGACCGCCAAGTACCTGAACATCACCGCCCTGGTGCTCAAcatcttcctcatcatcctcatcatcGTCCTGATCGCTACCGGCACCATCACCATGATGAACGtcctccaccagcagcaggagcagtaCCCCCAGTACCCCTTCCATCGCCCCACCTAG